From a single Carassius auratus strain Wakin chromosome 38, ASM336829v1, whole genome shotgun sequence genomic region:
- the LOC113057397 gene encoding heat shock protein 30-like, giving the protein MLSLHGFQPSLSSFMGMDWPVRSLWPEITSLYRHGEELQELKRSLEQLEKLQDKILEEIQLMPPSQEIYPVACTMEKEGSGFALTLDTKDFSPEELSVRQVGRKLHVSGKSEKKQEDGKGSYSFRTQEFRRVFDLPQGVNPEAVTCSMADGKLYIQAPVNQPSDAAERMLPIDCQTVKTTQPETADTSTTQTTLNNPESTEHRVQPSAGQS; this is encoded by the coding sequence ATGTTGAGCCTGCATGGATTCCAGCCTTCCCTCAGCTCATTCATGGGAATGGACTGGCCAGTGCGCAGTCTCTGGCCGGAGATCACATCTCTTTACAGACACGGAGAGGAACTGCAGGAGCTGAAGAGAAGCCTGGAGCAGCTGGAGAAACTTCAGGATAAGATCCTTGAGGAGATCCAACTGATGCCACCCTCACAGGAGATCTACCCAGTGGCCTGCACAATGGAGAAAGAGGGAAGCGGCTTTGCTTTGACGCTGGACACTAAAGACTTTTCCCCAGAAGAACTGTCAGTCAGACAGGTGGGCAGGAAGCTGCATGTCAGCGGAAAGAGTGAGAAGAAGCAGGAGGATGGGAAGGGCTCGTACTCTTTCAGAACCCAAGAGTTCAGGCGGGTGTTTGATCTTCCTCAAGGAGTGAATCCTGAGGCGGTGACCTGCTCCATGGCTGATGGAAAGCTCTATATACAGGCACCAGTAAATCAGCCGTCAGATGCGGCTGAGAGGATGCTGCCCATTGACTGTCAAACTGTGAAGACAACGCAGCCGGAGACAGCCGACACCAGCACCACCCAGACGACACTCAACAATCCTGAAAGCACTGAGCACAGAGTACAACCCTCTGCTGGACAATCTTAA
- the LOC113057403 gene encoding glutathione S-transferase 3 codes for MSEKVVLHYFNGRGKMESVRWLLAAAGVQFEEVFLTKKEQYDKLLNDGDLMFQQVPLVEIDGMQLVQSKAILNYIAGKYNLYGKDLKERAMIDMYSEGIGDLMDLLTMYPFTPAENKPQLLSNLEQKAKDRFLPVFEKALANSQFLVGKQLSRADVHLLEVTLMLQEKLPTILSSFPKIQAFQEKIKALPTISKFLQPGSARKPPPDEAYVKTVKEVLSHLFK; via the exons ATGTCTGAGAAGGTCGTGCTGCATTACTTCAATGGCAGAGGGAAGATGGAGTCGGTGCGATGGCTGCTGGCTGCAGCTGGAGTCCAG TTTGAAGAAGTTTTTCTGACCAAAAAGGAGCAGTATGACAAACTGCTGAAtg ATGGAGACCTGATGTTTCAGCAGGTGCCTTTGGTTGAAATCGACGGGATGCAGCTCGTTCAGTCAAAAGCCATCTTGAACTACATCGCTGGAAAATACAATCTATATGGAAAAGACCTTAAAGAACGGGCAAT GATCGACATGTATTCAGAGGGAATCGGTGATCTCATGGATTTGCTTACCATGTATCCTTTCACACCAGCTGAAAACAAACCGCAACTGCTCAGTAATCTAGAGCAAAAGGCCAAAGACCGCTTTCTTCCTGTCTTTGAAAAG GCTCTTGCAAACTCTCAGTTCCTTGTGGGAAAACAGTTGAGCCGTGCTGACGTTCACCTTCTTGAAGTCACTCTGATGCTGCAGGAGAAACTCCCTACAATACTTTCAAGCTTTCCTAAAATCCAG GCTTTTCAGGAGAAAATAAAGGCCTTACCAACAATCAGCAAGTTCCTCCAGCCTGGCAGCGCTAGAAAACCTCCACCTGATGAAGCGTATGTGAAAACCGTGAAGGAGGTGTTGAGCCACCTTTTCAAATAG
- the LOC113057391 gene encoding heat shock protein 30-like gives MLSLHGFQPSLSSFMGMDWPVRSLWPEITSLYRHGEELQELKRSLEQLEKLQDKILEEIQLMPPSQEIYPVACTMEKEGSGFALTLDTKDFSPEELSVRQVGRKLHVSGKSEKKQEDGKASYSFRTQEFRRVFDLPQGVNPEAVTCSMADGKLYIQAPVNQPSDAAERMLPIDCQTVKTTQPETADTSTTQTTLNNPESTEHRVQPSAGQS, from the coding sequence ATGTTGAGCCTGCATGGATTCCAGCCTTCCCTCAGCTCATTCATGGGAATGGACTGGCCAGTGCGCAGTCTCTGGCCGGAGATCACATCTCTTTACAGACACGGAGAGGAACTGCAGGAGCTGAAGAGAAGCCTGGAGCAGCTTGAGAAACTTCAGGATAAGATCCTTGAGGAGATCCAACTGATGCCACCCTCACAGGAGATCTACCCAGTGGCCTGCACAATGGAGAAAGAAGGAAGCGGCTTTGCTTTGACGCTGGACACTAAAGACTTTTCCCCAGAAGAACTGTCAGTCAGACAGGTGGGCAGGAAGCTGCATGTCAGCGGAAAGAGTGAGAAGAAGCAGGAGGATGGGAAGGCCTCGTACTCTTTCAGAACCCAAGAGTTCAGGCGGGTGTTTGATCTTCCTCAAGGAGTGAATCCTGAGGCGGTGACCTGCTCCATGGCTGATGGAAAGCTCTATATACAGGCACCAGTAAATCAGCCATCAGATGCCGCTGAGAGGATGCTGCCCATTGACTGTCAAACTGTGAAGACAACGCAGCCGGAGACAGCCGACACCAGCACCACCCAGACGACACTCAACAATCCTGAAAGCACTGAGCACAGAGTACAACCCTCTGCTGGACAATCTTAA
- the LOC113057392 gene encoding heat shock protein 30-like, with product MLSLHGFQPSLSSFMGMDWPVRSLWPEITSLYRHGEELQELKRSLEQLEKLQDKILEEIQLMPPSQEIYPVACTMEKEGSGFALTLDTKDFSPEELSVRQVGRKLHVSGKSEKKQEDGKGSYSFRTQEFRRVFDLPQGVNPEAVTCSMADGKLYIQAPVNQPSDAAERMLPIDCQTVKTTQPETADTSTTQTTLNNPESTEHRVQPSAGQS from the coding sequence ATGTTGAGCCTGCATGGATTCCAGCCTTCCCTCAGCTCATTCATGGGAATGGACTGGCCAGTGCGCAGTCTCTGGCCGGAGATCACATCTCTTTACAGACACGGAGAGGAACTGCAGGAGCTGAAGAGAAGCCTGGAGCAGCTTGAGAAACTTCAGGATAAGATCCTTGAGGAGATCCAACTGATGCCACCCTCACAGGAGATCTACCCAGTGGCCTGCACAATGGAGAAAGAGGGAAGCGGCTTTGCTTTGACGCTGGACACTAAAGACTTTTCCCCAGAAGAACTGTCAGTCAGACAGGTGGGCAGGAAGCTGCATGTCAGCGGAAAGAGTGAGAAGAAGCAGGAGGATGGGAAGGGCTCGTACTCTTTCAGAACCCAAGAGTTCAGGCGGGTGTTTGATCTTCCTCAAGGAGTGAATCCTGAGGCGGTGACCTGCTCCATGGCTGATGGAAAGCTCTATATACAGGCACCAGTAAATCAGCCGTCAGATGCCGCTGAGAGGATGCTGCCCATTGACTGTCAAACTGTGAAGACAACGCAGCCGGAGACAGCCGACACCAGCACCACCCAGACGACACTCAACAATCCTGAAAGCACTGAGCACAGAGTACAACCCTCTGCTGGACAATCTTAA
- the LOC113057387 gene encoding heat shock protein 30-like translates to MMSLHGFQPSLSSFMGMDWPVRSLWPEITSLYRHGKELQELKRSLEQLGKFQDKILEEIQLMPPSQEIYPVACTMEKEGSGFALTLDTKDFSPEELSVRQVGRKLHVSGKSEKKQEDGKGSYSFRTQEFRRVFDLPQGVNPEAVTCSMADGKLYIQAPVNQPSDAAEKMLPIDCQTVKTTQPETADTSTTQTTLNNPESTEHRVQPSAGQS, encoded by the coding sequence ATGATGAGCCTGCATGGATTCCAGCCTTCCCTCAGCTCATTCATGGGAATGGACTGGCCAGTGCGCAGTCTCTGGCCGGAGATCACATCTCTTTACAGACATGGAAAAGAACTGCAGGAGCTGAAGAGAAGCCTAGAGCAGCTGGGGAAATTTCAGGATAAGATCCTTGAGGAGATCCAGCTGATGCCACCCTCACAGGAGATCTACCCAGTGGCCTGCACAATGGAGAAAGAAGGAAGCGGCTTTGCTTTGACGCTGGACACTAAAGACTTTTCCCCAGAAGAACTGTCAGTCAGACAGGTGGGCAGGAAGCTGCATGTCAGCGGAAAGAGTGAGAAGAAGCAGGAGGATGGGAAGGGCTCGTACTCTTTCAGAACCCAAGAGTTCAGGCGGGTGTTTGATCTTCCTCAAGGAGTGAATCCTGAGGCGGTGACCTGCTCCATGGCTGATGGAAAGCTCTATATACAGGCACCAGTAAATCAGCCGTCAGATGCGGCTGAGAAGATGCTGCCCATTGACTGTCAAACTGTGAAGACAACGCAGCCGGAGACAGCCGACACCAGCACCACCCAGACGACACTCAACAATCCTGAAAGCACTGAGCACAGAGTACAACCCTCTGCTGGACAATCTTAA
- the LOC113057402 gene encoding heat shock protein 30-like: protein MLSLHGFQPSLSSFMGMDWPVRSLWPEITSLYRHGEELQELKRSLEQLEKLQDKILEEIQLMPPSQEIYPVACTMEKEGSGFALTLDTKDFSPEELSVRQVGRKLHVSGKSEKKQEDGKGSYSFRTQEFRRVFDLPQGVNPEAVTCSMADGKLYIQAPVNQPSDAAERMLPIDCQTVKTTQPETADTSTTQTTLNNPESTEHRVQPSAGQS from the coding sequence ATGTTGAGCCTGCATGGATTCCAGCCTTCCCTCAGCTCATTCATGGGAATGGACTGGCCAGTGCGCAGTCTCTGGCCGGAGATCACATCTCTTTACAGACACGGAGAGGAACTGCAGGAGCTGAAGAGAAGCCTGGAGCAGCTGGAGAAACTTCAGGATAAGATCCTTGAGGAGATCCAACTGATGCCACCCTCACAGGAGATCTACCCAGTGGCCTGCACAATGGAGAAAGAGGGAAGCGGCTTTGCTTTGACGCTGGACACTAAAGACTTTTCCCCAGAAGAACTGTCAGTCAGACAGGTGGGCAGGAAGCTGCATGTCAGCGGAAAGAGTGAGAAGAAGCAGGAGGATGGGAAGGGCTCGTACTCTTTCAGAACCCAAGAGTTCAGGCGGGTGTTTGATCTTCCTCAAGGAGTGAATCCTGAGGCGGTGACCTGCTCCATGGCTGATGGAAAGCTCTATATACAGGCACCAGTAAATCAGCCGTCAGATGCCGCTGAGAGGATGCTGCCCATTGACTGTCAAACTGTGAAGACAACGCAGCCAGAGACAGCCGACACCAGCACCACCCAGACGACACTCAACAATCCTGAAAGCACTGAGCACAGAGTACAACCCTCTGCTGGACAATCTTAA
- the LOC113057390 gene encoding heat shock protein 30-like — MLSLHGFQPSLSSFMGMDWPVRSLWPEITSLYRHGEELQELKRSLEQLEKLQDKILEEIQLMPPAQEIYPVACTMEKEGSGFALTLDTKDFSPEELSVRQVGRKLHVSGKSEKKQEDGKGSYSFRTQEFRRVFDLPQGVNPEAVTCSMADGKLYIQAPVNQPSDAAERMLPIDCQTVKTKQPETADTSTTQTTLNNPESTEHRVQPSAGQS; from the coding sequence ATGTTGAGCCTGCATGGATTCCAGCCTTCCCTCAGCTCATTCATGGGAATGGACTGGCCAGTGCGCAGTCTCTGGCCGGAGATCACATCTCTTTACAGACACGGAGAGGAACTGCAGGAGCTGAAGAGAAGCCTGGAGCAGCTGGAGAAACTTCAGGATAAGATCCTTGAGGAGATCCAACTGATGCCACCCGCACAGGAGATCTACCCAGTGGCCTGCACAATGGAGAAAGAGGGAAGCGGCTTTGCTTTGACGCTGGACACTAAAGACTTTTCCCCAGAAGAACTGTCAGTCAGACAGGTGGGCAGGAAGCTGCATGTCAGCGGAAAGAGTGAGAAGAAGCAGGAGGATGGGAAGGGCTCGTACTCTTTCAGAACCCAAGAGTTCAGGCGGGTGTTTGATCTTCCTCAAGGAGTGAATCCTGAGGCGGTGACCTGCTCCATGGCTGATGGAAAGCTCTATATACAGGCACCAGTAAATCAGCCGTCAGATGCCGCTGAGAGGATGCTGCCCATTGACTGTCAAACTGTGAAGACAAAGCAGCCGGAGACAGCCGACACCAGCACCACCCAGACGACACTCAACAATCCTGAAAGCACTGAGCACAGAGTACAACCCTCTGCTGGACAATCTTAA
- the LOC113057389 gene encoding heat shock protein 30 produces MLSLHGFQPSLSSFMGMDWPVRSLWPEITSLYRHGEELQELKRSLEQLGKFQDKILEEIQLMPPSQEIYPVACTMEKEGSGFALTLDTKDFSPEELSVRQVGRKLHVSGKSEKKQEDGKGSYSFRTQEFRRVFDLPQGVNPEAVTCSMADGKLYIQAPVNQPSDAAERMLPIDCQTVKTTQPETADTSTTQTTLNNPESTEHRVQPSAGQS; encoded by the coding sequence ATGTTGAGCCTGCATGGATTCCAGCCTTCCCTCAGCTCATTCATGGGAATGGACTGGCCAGTGCGCAGTCTCTGGCCGGAGATCACATCTCTTTACAGACACGGAGAGGAACTGCAGGAGCTGAAGAGAAGCCTAGAGCAGCTGGGGAAATTTCAGGATAAGATCCTTGAGGAGATCCAGCTGATGCCACCCTCACAGGAGATCTACCCAGTGGCCTGCACAATGGAGAAAGAGGGAAGCGGCTTTGCTTTGACACTGGACACTAAAGACTTTTCCCCAGAAGAACTGTCAGTCAGACAGGTGGGCAGGAAGCTGCATGTCAGCGGAAAGAGTGAGAAGAAGCAGGAGGATGGGAAGGGCTCGTACTCTTTCAGAACCCAAGAGTTCAGGCGGGTGTTTGATCTTCCTCAAGGAGTGAATCCTGAGGCGGTGACCTGCTCCATGGCTGATGGAAAGCTCTATATACAGGCACCAGTAAATCAGCCGTCAGATGCCGCTGAGAGGATGCTGCCCATTGACTGTCAAACTGTGAAGACAACGCAGCCGGAGACAGCCGACACCAGCACCACCCAGACGACACTCAACAATCCTGAAAGCACTGAGCACAGAGTACAACCCTCTGCTGGACAATCTTAA
- the LOC113057393 gene encoding heat shock protein 30-like, producing MLSLHGFQPSLSSFMGMDWPVRSLWPEITSLYRHGEELQELKRSLEQLEKLQDKILEEIQLMPPSREIYPVACTMEKEGSGFALTLDTKDFSPEELSVRQVGRKLHVSGKSEKKQEDGKGSYSFRTQEFRRVFDLPQGVNPEAVTCSMADGKLYIQAPVNQPSDAAERMLPIDCQTVKTTQPETADTSTTQTTLNNPESTEHRVQPSAGQS from the coding sequence ATGTTGAGCCTGCATGGATTCCAGCCTTCCCTCAGCTCATTCATGGGAATGGACTGGCCAGTGCGCAGTCTCTGGCCGGAGATCACATCTCTTTACAGACACGGAGAGGAACTGCAGGAGCTGAAGAGAAGCCTGGAGCAGCTGGAGAAACTTCAGGATAAGATCCTTGAGGAGATCCAACTGATGCCACCCTCACGGGAGATCTACCCAGTGGCCTGCACAATGGAGAAAGAGGGAAGCGGCTTTGCTTTGACGCTGGACACTAAAGACTTTTCCCCAGAAGAACTGTCAGTCAGACAGGTGGGCAGGAAGCTGCATGTCAGCGGAAAGAGTGAGAAGAAGCAGGAGGATGGGAAGGGCTCGTACTCTTTCAGAACCCAAGAGTTCAGGCGGGTGTTTGATCTTCCTCAAGGAGTGAATCCTGAGGCGGTGACCTGCTCCATGGCTGATGGAAAGCTCTATATACAGGCACCAGTAAATCAGCCGTCAGATGCCGCTGAGAGGATGCTGCCCATTGACTGTCAAACTGTGAAGACAACGCAGCCGGAGACAGCCGACACCAGCACCACCCAGACGACACTCAACAATCCTGAAAGCACTGAGCACAGAGTACAACCCTCTGCTGGACAATCTTAA